The Kroppenstedtia pulmonis genome has a segment encoding these proteins:
- a CDS encoding tRNA (adenine(22)-N(1))-methyltransferase, with amino-acid sequence MSKNITQSQQEMTDLSKRLRAVAEQVPTGSCVADIGADHALLLIYLAQRKQLKRGIAGEVNLGPYENAQGRIQEAQLEQKIDVRRGDGLEVLYPKEVDTVVLSGMGGALMTSILDRGKSKLQGVNRLILQPNNGTYRLRAWLLEMGWRMEREELIRDGSILYELLVASPGMPDPSYEELPFDREIALRVGPLLWRHQHPLLKEKLTEELEGKEDILTSLQSGGSPRSYQRRLQIEREICEWRRMIQWLSKGTD; translated from the coding sequence ATGTCGAAAAACATAACCCAGTCACAGCAAGAAATGACGGATCTGTCGAAACGTCTCAGAGCTGTCGCCGAACAAGTGCCGACCGGTTCCTGTGTAGCGGATATCGGGGCAGACCATGCCCTGTTGTTGATCTACCTGGCTCAAAGAAAGCAGTTAAAACGGGGGATAGCCGGTGAAGTCAACCTGGGTCCCTATGAAAACGCCCAGGGTCGGATACAAGAGGCACAACTGGAACAGAAGATCGATGTTCGCAGGGGTGACGGATTGGAAGTGCTGTACCCGAAAGAAGTGGATACGGTGGTGCTGTCAGGGATGGGAGGAGCCTTGATGACATCGATCCTGGATCGGGGGAAGAGTAAACTCCAAGGTGTGAACCGTTTGATTCTTCAACCCAATAACGGAACTTACCGGTTACGAGCCTGGCTGCTGGAAATGGGATGGAGGATGGAGAGGGAAGAACTGATACGGGACGGCAGTATCTTGTATGAGCTGTTGGTCGCTTCACCGGGAATGCCGGACCCTTCCTACGAGGAACTCCCTTTTGACCGGGAAATTGCTTTACGAGTGGGTCCTCTGCTCTGGCGGCATCAACATCCTCTGTTAAAAGAAAAACTGACGGAGGAGTTAGAAGGAAAAGAAGATATTCTAACAAGTTTGCAGTCTGGCGGATCCCCTCGTTCTTATCAGCGTCGGCTGCAAATAGAA